One Pseudomonas tolaasii NCPPB 2192 genomic window carries:
- a CDS encoding efflux RND transporter permease subunit yields the protein MLSLVRIALLRPYTFLVLAIFILIIGPLAAWRTPTDIFPEIRIPVIAVIWQYTGLPPDQMAGRITSPFERVLTTTVNDIRHIEAQSMNGYGIVKIFFQPGVNISTANAQVTSVSQAILRQLPPSTVPPLVLNYSASTVPIVQLALSGPGLSEQRLGDIGLNQVRLMLTSVPGAALPYPFGGKSRQVQIDLDSARMQARGLSAQDVATALATQNLITPVGTQKIGSYEFNLQLNNAPSDFHDLENLPIKTADGTTVLIRDVATVRDGNPPQTNIVHVNGNRSVLLPVLKTGSASTLGVIAGIKDKIADNKAALPPNLNIDLIGDQSLFVRSAISGVAREGLIAAALTSLMILLFLGSWRSTVIIATSIPLAILASIATLSALGETLNIMTLGGLALAVGILVDDATVTIENINWHLEQGKPVQTAILDGAAQIVTPAFVSLLCICIVFVPMFFLDGVARFLFVPMAEAVIFAMIASFILSRTLVPTLANYLLKPHVHDEHGPAPTRNPLVRFQRGFERRFEAFRERYHRVLDSALHHRRTVVIGLLAFVAVSFALVPFLGRNFFPEVDSGLILLHVRAPVGTRVESNAHLIAEIENSIRRKVPADELKALVDNIGLSISGINVVYNNTGTVGSQDSDIQISLNEGHRPTAEYMRELRETLPREFPSAVFSFPASDIVGQILNFGSSAPIDLQITGNNLAANFTYANALLRDIRRVPGVVDARIQQSRQLPTFNIDVDRTRAQLVGLTERDVTNSLVVNLAGSSQVAPTFWLNPANGISYPIVMQTPQYSLESLAALHNLPLSGGSGAAPDQTLGGLANIQRSHSNSVFSQSDIQPVVEVLTAIQDRDLGGVSADIQKIIAAHAGEVPTGSKVILQGQVQTMNAAFSGLLFGLLGAVVLIYLLIVVNFQSWADPFVIITALPAALAGIVWMLFVTHTPLSVPALTGAIMCMGVATANAILVVSFCRERLAAHGNAVQAALEAGFTRLRPVLMTAISMIIGMAPMALGLGEGGEQNAPLGRAVIGGLTFATIASLILVPLIFSLVHGRRQHAPLATTVTVGV from the coding sequence ATGCTGAGCCTCGTGCGCATCGCATTGCTGCGCCCCTATACCTTTCTGGTATTGGCCATTTTCATCTTGATCATCGGCCCGTTGGCGGCATGGCGCACGCCGACCGACATCTTTCCCGAAATCCGCATTCCGGTCATTGCCGTGATCTGGCAGTACACCGGTTTGCCGCCTGACCAGATGGCCGGGCGTATCACTTCGCCGTTCGAGCGGGTGCTGACCACCACCGTGAACGACATCCGCCACATTGAAGCGCAGTCGATGAACGGCTACGGGATTGTGAAGATCTTCTTCCAGCCCGGCGTCAACATCAGCACGGCCAACGCCCAGGTGACCTCGGTGTCCCAGGCGATCCTGCGGCAGTTGCCGCCCAGTACCGTGCCGCCGCTGGTGCTCAACTACAGCGCCTCCACGGTACCGATTGTGCAGTTGGCGCTGTCGGGTCCGGGCCTGAGCGAACAACGCTTGGGTGACATCGGCCTGAACCAGGTGCGCCTGATGCTCACCAGCGTGCCGGGCGCGGCGCTGCCATACCCGTTCGGTGGCAAGAGCCGCCAGGTGCAGATCGACCTCGATTCGGCGCGCATGCAGGCCCGCGGCCTGTCGGCGCAGGACGTGGCCACCGCGCTGGCGACCCAGAACCTCATCACGCCGGTGGGCACGCAGAAAATCGGCAGCTACGAATTCAACCTGCAACTGAACAACGCGCCGTCGGACTTCCACGACCTGGAAAACCTGCCGATCAAGACCGCCGACGGCACCACGGTGCTGATCCGCGACGTGGCCACCGTGCGCGACGGCAACCCGCCGCAGACCAACATCGTGCATGTGAACGGCAACCGCTCGGTGTTGCTGCCGGTGCTCAAGACCGGCTCGGCCTCGACTCTGGGGGTGATTGCCGGGATCAAGGACAAGATCGCCGACAACAAGGCCGCATTGCCGCCCAACCTGAATATCGACCTGATCGGCGACCAGTCGCTGTTCGTGCGTTCGGCCATCAGCGGCGTGGCCCGCGAGGGCCTGATCGCCGCGGCGCTGACCAGCCTGATGATCCTGCTGTTCCTCGGCAGTTGGCGCTCCACGGTGATCATCGCCACCTCGATTCCGCTGGCGATTCTCGCCTCGATTGCCACGCTGTCGGCCCTCGGCGAAACCCTCAACATCATGACCCTCGGCGGCCTGGCCCTGGCGGTGGGGATTTTGGTGGACGATGCCACGGTGACCATCGAAAACATTAACTGGCACCTGGAGCAGGGCAAGCCGGTGCAGACGGCGATCCTCGACGGCGCGGCGCAAATCGTGACCCCGGCGTTCGTGTCGCTGCTGTGTATCTGCATCGTGTTCGTGCCGATGTTCTTCCTCGACGGCGTGGCGCGGTTCCTGTTCGTGCCGATGGCCGAAGCGGTGATTTTCGCGATGATTGCCTCGTTCATCCTCTCGCGGACGTTGGTGCCCACCCTCGCCAATTACTTGCTCAAACCCCATGTGCACGACGAACACGGGCCGGCGCCCACGCGCAACCCGCTGGTGAGGTTCCAGCGCGGGTTCGAACGGCGTTTCGAAGCGTTTCGCGAGCGCTATCACAGGGTGCTGGACAGCGCCTTGCACCACCGCCGCACGGTGGTGATCGGCCTGCTGGCGTTTGTCGCGGTGTCGTTTGCACTGGTGCCGTTCCTGGGGCGCAACTTCTTCCCTGAAGTGGATTCCGGCCTGATTCTGCTGCACGTTCGGGCCCCCGTGGGCACGCGGGTAGAAAGCAATGCGCACCTGATCGCCGAGATTGAAAACTCGATCCGCCGCAAGGTCCCGGCGGATGAACTCAAGGCCCTGGTCGACAACATCGGCCTGTCCATCAGCGGCATCAACGTGGTGTACAACAACACCGGCACCGTGGGTTCCCAGGACAGCGACATCCAGATCAGCCTGAATGAAGGCCATCGCCCGACCGCCGAGTACATGCGCGAATTGCGCGAAACCCTGCCACGGGAATTCCCGAGTGCGGTGTTCTCGTTCCCCGCCTCGGACATCGTCGGGCAGATTCTCAACTTCGGTTCTTCGGCGCCGATCGACCTGCAAATCACCGGCAATAACCTGGCGGCCAACTTCACCTATGCCAACGCGTTGCTGCGTGACATTCGCCGGGTGCCGGGGGTGGTGGACGCGCGCATCCAGCAGTCGCGACAGTTGCCCACCTTCAACATCGACGTGGACCGCACCCGCGCGCAACTGGTCGGCCTGACCGAGCGCGATGTGACCAACAGCCTGGTGGTCAACCTCGCCGGTTCCAGCCAGGTGGCGCCGACGTTTTGGCTGAACCCGGCCAACGGCATCTCTTACCCGATCGTGATGCAAACCCCGCAATACAGCCTGGAAAGCCTGGCGGCGTTGCACAACCTGCCGCTGAGCGGCGGCAGCGGGGCGGCGCCGGACCAGACTCTGGGCGGCCTGGCGAATATCCAGCGCAGCCACAGCAACTCGGTGTTCAGCCAGTCGGATATCCAGCCGGTGGTCGAGGTGCTGACCGCGATTCAGGACCGTGACCTGGGCGGCGTATCTGCCGATATCCAGAAGATCATCGCCGCCCACGCCGGTGAAGTGCCGACCGGTTCCAAAGTGATTTTGCAGGGCCAGGTGCAAACCATGAACGCGGCCTTCAGCGGCTTGCTGTTCGGCCTGCTCGGCGCCGTGGTGCTGATTTACCTGCTGATCGTGGTCAACTTCCAGTCCTGGGCCGACCCGTTTGTGATCATCACCGCGTTGCCGGCGGCGCTGGCGGGCATTGTGTGGATGCTGTTTGTAACCCACACGCCACTGTCGGTGCCGGCGCTGACGGGGGCGATCATGTGCATGGGCGTGGCCACTGCCAACGCCATCCTCGTGGTGAGTTTCTGCCGCGAACGCCTGGCGGCACACGGCAATGCGGTGCAGGCCGCGCTCGAGGCCGGCTTCACCCGGTTGCGACCGGTGTTGATGACTGCCATCTCGATGATCATCGGCATGGCGCCCATGGCCCTGGGCCTGGGGGAGGGCGGTGAACAGAACGCGCCGCTCGGCCGTGCGGTGATCGGCGGCCTGACCTTCGCCACCATCGCCAGCCTGATTCTGGTTCCACTGATTTTCAGCCTTGTGCACGGGCGTCGCCAACACGCGCCGCTTGCGACCACCGTTACCGTAGGGGTTTGA
- a CDS encoding efflux RND transporter periplasmic adaptor subunit: MSVSHSQPKPSRGLLWLFVGGVVVVVIVGVGLGVRASESRDLKTWTDAQALPSVNLIKPLVQAQGPVLNLPGRMEAYSRASIFARVNGYLKAWNVDIGTRVKAGQVLAEIDTPELDQQLLQARATLASAQANAALAQTTAKRWQAMLVNDSVSRQDVDERTGDLTAKLAQVAAAKANVEQLVATKGFQHLVAPFAGVVTARSTDVGALISAGGAAGKELFAVADVSRLRVYVQVPQTFSPQIREGTTARLSVPEYRGETFTGKVIATADAVNAASGSTLVQLLVDNPGGRLLPGGYTSVQFDLPVQADVLRIPSSALVFDDKGMRVATLDEQNHVHFKTISIARDFGDSVEIASGLQAADRVIDTPPDGLADDDSVQLAVAANEVKPHG, translated from the coding sequence ATGTCCGTTTCCCATTCTCAACCGAAGCCTTCCCGTGGCCTGCTCTGGCTCTTTGTGGGCGGGGTGGTCGTGGTTGTCATCGTCGGTGTCGGCCTCGGCGTGCGCGCCAGCGAATCCCGTGACCTCAAGACCTGGACCGACGCCCAGGCGCTCCCCAGCGTCAACCTGATCAAGCCGCTGGTGCAGGCCCAGGGGCCAGTGCTCAACCTGCCGGGGCGCATGGAGGCCTACTCCCGCGCGTCGATTTTTGCCCGGGTCAACGGCTACCTGAAAGCCTGGAATGTCGACATCGGCACCCGCGTCAAAGCCGGGCAGGTACTGGCCGAGATCGACACCCCGGAACTCGACCAGCAACTGCTGCAAGCCCGCGCCACCCTGGCCTCGGCCCAGGCCAACGCGGCCCTTGCGCAAACCACCGCCAAACGCTGGCAGGCCATGCTGGTGAATGATTCGGTGTCGCGCCAGGACGTGGATGAACGCACCGGCGACCTGACCGCCAAGCTGGCCCAGGTGGCGGCGGCCAAGGCCAATGTCGAGCAACTGGTTGCCACCAAAGGCTTCCAGCATCTGGTAGCGCCATTTGCCGGTGTGGTCACGGCGCGCAGCACGGACGTGGGCGCCTTGATCAGCGCCGGTGGGGCGGCCGGCAAAGAGCTGTTTGCCGTGGCCGATGTCAGCCGCCTGCGCGTGTACGTGCAGGTGCCGCAAACCTTCTCGCCGCAGATTCGCGAAGGCACCACCGCGCGTTTGAGCGTGCCGGAATACCGTGGCGAAACCTTTACCGGCAAGGTGATCGCCACCGCCGATGCGGTCAACGCCGCCTCCGGCAGCACGCTGGTGCAATTGCTGGTGGACAACCCCGGTGGCCGTCTGCTGCCGGGTGGCTACACCAGCGTGCAGTTCGACCTGCCGGTGCAGGCCGATGTGCTGCGCATTCCGTCCAGCGCGCTGGTGTTCGATGACAAGGGCATGCGCGTCGCCACCCTGGACGAGCAGAACCACGTGCACTTCAAAACCATCAGCATCGCTCGCGATTTCGGCGACAGCGTAGAGATTGCCAGCGGCCTGCAGGCCGCCGACCGCGTGATCGACACACCGCCCGATGGCCTGGCCGATGATGATTCGGTGCAACTCGCCGTCGCCGCGAATGAGGTCAAACCCCATGGCTAA
- a CDS encoding efflux transporter outer membrane subunit, translating into MAKRTVLGLLATLSLGACSLAPPLKVPPTPIAAQFHTQGPWTVGTPNDQANRDGWWRIYNDPQLDAMQQELLKNNADLSAALAHYQQSQGFEAQARSGLFPKISALGNGQRIRQSDNRPLRSATSPDIYNSATLGLEVDYEVDLWGRVRDTVAAGTSDSEAAKADLASVRLSLQAQLADSYIRLRGIDWQNQLLEQTRDAYAKALNLTEGLHGGGIVSGLDVARARTQLSTVKSQLTQLQVQRAVLEHSIAAMLGESASTYSVAVNVAPIALPTVPTGVPSSLLQRRPDIAAAERRIASANARIGVARAAWFPQITLSAQGGYQSDEFARLLSAPNLFWAIGPSLVGTLFDGGARQAQVDIAKAATDEAAAKYRGVVLGAFEQVEDNLSQIAGLGSALDDQRDAAAAAQYAEDLSTSRYRQGAVAYLDVVTAQVAALEAKRTVLQLQTQQLSANVGLIKALGGGWNVAQLAASNTTQTKEQ; encoded by the coding sequence ATGGCTAAGCGCACCGTGCTGGGGCTGCTCGCCACCTTGAGCCTGGGTGCCTGTTCGCTGGCGCCGCCGCTCAAGGTGCCGCCCACCCCGATTGCCGCGCAGTTCCACACCCAGGGGCCGTGGACCGTCGGCACGCCGAATGATCAGGCCAACCGTGATGGCTGGTGGCGCATCTACAACGACCCGCAACTGGACGCGATGCAGCAGGAACTGCTGAAAAACAACGCCGACCTGAGCGCGGCGCTGGCCCACTATCAACAGTCCCAGGGCTTTGAGGCGCAGGCGCGCTCCGGGTTGTTTCCCAAGATTTCAGCACTTGGCAATGGCCAGCGGATTCGCCAGTCGGATAACCGGCCATTGCGTTCGGCGACCTCGCCAGACATCTACAACTCGGCCACATTGGGCCTTGAGGTGGACTATGAAGTCGACCTGTGGGGCCGCGTGCGCGACACCGTTGCCGCCGGTACCAGTGATTCCGAAGCCGCCAAGGCTGACCTGGCCTCGGTACGCCTGAGCCTGCAAGCGCAACTGGCCGACAGCTATATCCGCCTGCGCGGCATCGACTGGCAAAACCAGTTGCTGGAACAGACCCGTGACGCCTACGCCAAAGCCCTGAACCTGACCGAAGGCTTGCACGGCGGCGGGATTGTCTCCGGGCTGGATGTGGCGCGGGCGCGTACGCAGTTGTCGACCGTCAAGTCGCAACTCACCCAACTGCAGGTGCAGCGCGCGGTGCTGGAGCATTCCATCGCAGCCATGCTCGGCGAATCCGCTTCCACCTACAGCGTGGCCGTCAACGTCGCGCCGATTGCCTTGCCGACGGTGCCGACCGGCGTGCCGTCCAGCCTGCTGCAACGTCGCCCGGACATCGCCGCCGCTGAGCGGCGTATCGCCTCGGCCAATGCACGTATCGGCGTGGCCAGGGCGGCGTGGTTCCCGCAGATCACCTTGAGCGCCCAGGGCGGTTATCAGAGTGACGAGTTTGCTCGCCTGCTCAGTGCGCCCAACCTGTTCTGGGCCATCGGCCCGTCGCTGGTCGGGACACTATTTGATGGCGGCGCGCGTCAGGCCCAGGTGGATATCGCCAAGGCCGCCACCGATGAAGCCGCGGCGAAATACCGTGGCGTGGTGTTGGGTGCGTTCGAGCAAGTCGAAGACAACCTGTCGCAGATCGCCGGCCTGGGCAGCGCGCTGGATGATCAGCGCGATGCTGCGGCAGCCGCGCAATACGCCGAAGACCTGTCGACCTCGCGTTACCGCCAGGGCGCCGTGGCCTATCTGGACGTGGTGACCGCCCAGGTGGCGGCGCTGGAAGCCAAACGCACAGTCTTGCAACTGCAAACCCAGCAATTGAGCGCTAATGTGGGCCTGATCAAGGCATTGGGCGGCGGATGGAACGTGGCTCAACTGGCCGCGTCGAACACTACTCAAACCAAGGAGCAGTAA
- the yghU gene encoding glutathione-dependent disulfide-bond oxidoreductase: MTDYVPPKVWTWETESGGTFASINRPVAGATHDKELPVGKHPLQLYSLATPNGQKVTILLEELLALGHSGAEYDAWLIKIGDGDQFGSGFVSVNPNSKIPALLDRSGATPIRVFESGAILQYLAEKFGAFFPTEPAARAECLSWLFWQMGSAPYLGGGFGHFYAYAPSKMEYAINRFAMETKRQLDVLDQRLAVSPYIAGDEYTIADIAIWPWYGGLVKGRLYGAAEFLSVHEYTHVLRWADAIEARPAVQRGRRVNRVSGDVSEQLRERHDARDLD, encoded by the coding sequence ATGACTGACTATGTACCCCCGAAGGTGTGGACCTGGGAAACCGAAAGCGGCGGCACCTTCGCCAGCATCAACCGGCCCGTCGCCGGTGCGACCCATGACAAGGAGCTGCCGGTGGGCAAGCACCCCTTGCAGCTGTACTCACTGGCGACGCCCAACGGGCAGAAGGTCACCATCCTGCTCGAAGAACTGCTCGCCTTGGGCCACAGCGGCGCGGAATACGACGCCTGGCTGATCAAGATCGGCGACGGCGACCAGTTCGGCAGCGGCTTTGTGTCGGTGAACCCGAACTCGAAAATCCCGGCATTGCTGGACCGCAGCGGCGCTACGCCGATCCGGGTGTTCGAGTCCGGGGCGATTTTGCAGTACCTCGCAGAAAAATTCGGTGCGTTCTTTCCCACCGAACCTGCGGCGCGGGCCGAATGCCTGTCGTGGCTGTTCTGGCAGATGGGCAGCGCGCCTTACCTGGGCGGCGGTTTCGGGCACTTTTACGCGTATGCGCCGAGCAAGATGGAATATGCGATCAACCGCTTTGCCATGGAAACCAAGCGTCAGCTGGACGTGCTGGACCAGCGCCTGGCCGTCAGCCCATACATTGCCGGCGACGAATACACCATCGCCGACATCGCCATCTGGCCCTGGTACGGCGGGCTGGTCAAAGGCCGCTTGTATGGCGCAGCGGAGTTTCTTTCCGTGCACGAGTACACCCATGTACTGCGCTGGGCCGACGCCATCGAGGCGCGACCCGCCGTGCAGCGCGGGCGCCGGGTGAACCGGGTCTCGGGGGACGTTTCCGAGCAATTGCGTGAGCGTCACGACGCCCGCGACCTGGATTGA
- a CDS encoding YbjN domain-containing protein: protein MSDVQLITSVTPQSLTELLQAAGYRVNQTEQNGIVQLLSASQGIGFAVRFGNPAAEQGSFVDFTYSCALRVQGELPEGLAQVWNASRRFARLSLQGEFLLMEMDVVVAGVGAPHLRNQLELWDRLLQEFIVYLRDYSQHAAQLQAQAAAEPVGEAVPVA, encoded by the coding sequence ATGAGCGATGTTCAACTGATCACCAGCGTCACCCCGCAAAGCCTGACCGAGCTGCTGCAGGCAGCCGGTTACCGCGTTAACCAGACCGAACAGAACGGCATCGTGCAACTGCTCAGCGCCAGCCAGGGCATCGGGTTTGCCGTGCGTTTCGGCAACCCCGCGGCGGAACAGGGCAGTTTCGTCGACTTCACTTACAGCTGCGCGCTGCGCGTACAGGGTGAGCTGCCCGAAGGCCTGGCCCAGGTGTGGAATGCTTCGCGTCGCTTTGCGCGGTTGTCGTTGCAGGGTGAGTTTTTGCTGATGGAAATGGACGTGGTGGTGGCTGGCGTCGGTGCGCCGCACCTGCGCAACCAACTGGAGTTGTGGGACCGCCTGCTGCAGGAGTTCATCGTGTACCTGCGTGACTACAGCCAGCATGCCGCGCAATTGCAAGCCCAGGCCGCCGCTGAGCCGGTGGGTGAAGCCGTGCCTGTGGCGTAA
- a CDS encoding LysR family transcriptional regulator — protein sequence MTDALKPLDIDTVQAFVLVADFASFTRAAEALDTSQAAISLKLKRLEERLGYRLLERTPRHVRLSPRGEQFIAAARALLNAHERALGDMSAEAARRLVIGISDHVAGPDLPHWLSRLAAYDPMVILEVRIASSRDLVAAFDRNELDAVIVRNEGDRQDGDVLAVERFGWFAAPTWQHSPGTPLRMATMAAPCGVRHLATRALDEAQVDWTEVFVGGGVMAVGAAVSAGLGVAALAHRVAPAGAVEVGEQFGLPVLPVSEVVLHSRISDARSRETLRALSATFRGALQRQVGH from the coding sequence ATGACTGATGCACTCAAACCCCTGGATATCGACACGGTGCAGGCCTTCGTGCTGGTCGCCGACTTTGCCAGTTTCACCCGCGCGGCCGAGGCGCTGGATACGTCACAGGCTGCCATCAGCCTGAAGCTCAAGCGCCTGGAAGAACGCCTGGGTTATCGCCTGCTGGAACGCACCCCCCGCCATGTGCGGCTATCGCCCCGAGGCGAACAATTCATCGCCGCCGCCCGTGCGCTGCTCAACGCCCATGAGCGTGCCTTGGGCGATATGAGCGCTGAGGCGGCGAGACGATTGGTCATCGGCATCAGCGACCATGTGGCAGGCCCGGACTTGCCGCACTGGCTGAGCCGCCTGGCGGCGTATGACCCGATGGTCATTCTCGAGGTGCGCATCGCCTCTTCCCGGGACCTGGTCGCGGCCTTTGACCGCAACGAACTGGACGCGGTGATCGTGCGCAACGAGGGTGACCGCCAGGACGGGGACGTGTTGGCCGTGGAACGCTTCGGCTGGTTCGCCGCCCCGACCTGGCAGCACAGCCCGGGAACGCCTTTGCGCATGGCGACCATGGCAGCCCCTTGTGGCGTGCGGCATTTGGCTACGCGGGCGCTGGATGAGGCGCAGGTGGACTGGACCGAGGTGTTTGTCGGTGGCGGCGTGATGGCGGTGGGTGCAGCGGTCAGCGCAGGGCTGGGAGTGGCCGCCCTCGCCCACCGGGTAGCGCCGGCGGGGGCTGTGGAAGTTGGCGAGCAGTTTGGGCTGCCGGTTTTGCCGGTCAGTGAGGTGGTGTTGCACAGCCGGATCAGTGATGCGCGCTCGCGGGAGACGTTGCGGGCGTTGAGTGCTACGTTTCGGGGCGCTTTGCAACGCCAGGTGGGGCACTGA
- a CDS encoding DUF4865 family protein: MFAKQYSHRLPADYDMGVIRRRAAQLGPLWDHAEGLLFKAFIARESGGNVYSSVYLWADPLQAADFLLGERFQKVLDSFGRPHIESWLPLDVQRGPAQNALSLYREEWPLEPGADRAAVLAEGKIRNRQLADSRDTFAVFLALDVQAWRLIRITLSANAPDAQHPGTGYQVLYLARPGI; encoded by the coding sequence ATGTTCGCCAAACAGTATTCACACCGCCTGCCCGCCGATTACGACATGGGCGTGATTCGCCGTCGCGCTGCACAGCTTGGGCCGTTGTGGGATCACGCCGAAGGCTTGCTGTTCAAGGCGTTTATCGCCCGGGAAAGCGGGGGCAATGTGTATTCATCGGTGTACTTGTGGGCCGACCCGTTGCAGGCCGCCGACTTTCTGCTCGGTGAGCGTTTCCAAAAAGTACTCGACAGTTTTGGCCGCCCACACATCGAGAGCTGGCTGCCGCTGGATGTGCAACGGGGCCCGGCGCAGAACGCGTTGAGTTTGTACCGGGAGGAGTGGCCGCTGGAGCCGGGCGCGGACCGGGCCGCCGTGTTGGCCGAAGGGAAAATCCGCAATCGGCAACTGGCCGACAGCCGCGATACGTTTGCGGTGTTCCTGGCGCTGGATGTGCAGGCCTGGCGCCTGATCCGGATCACCTTGTCGGCCAACGCGCCGGACGCGCAGCACCCCGGCACGGGTTATCAGGTGTTGTACCTGGCCCGCCCGGGGATTTAG
- a CDS encoding CbtA family protein yields the protein MTGHLLVRGMLVGLLAGILAFGFAKTFGEPQIDKAIAFEDQMAQMHGDAPEEELVSREVQSTFGLFTGVVVYSVSLGGIFALVFAYSLGRIGKVGPRGLAALLALAAFVTIILVPGLKYPANPPSVGDPQTIAQRTRLFFLMLLVSVAAAVIAVNAARKLIARRGVWAGAILGVALYIVIVSVAGSLFPVINEVPEQFSAVLLWKFRVASLGIQLVLWTTLGLVFGAVAERKLSQPQARFNS from the coding sequence ATGACAGGGCATTTACTCGTACGCGGAATGCTGGTGGGCCTGCTCGCCGGCATCTTGGCGTTTGGCTTCGCCAAGACCTTTGGCGAGCCGCAGATCGACAAGGCCATCGCCTTCGAAGACCAGATGGCGCAGATGCACGGCGATGCGCCGGAAGAAGAACTGGTGAGCCGCGAGGTGCAAAGCACCTTTGGCCTGTTCACCGGCGTGGTGGTGTACAGCGTGTCCCTGGGCGGCATTTTCGCCCTGGTGTTCGCCTACTCGTTGGGCCGCATCGGCAAAGTAGGCCCGCGCGGCCTGGCGGCGCTGCTGGCATTGGCCGCTTTTGTGACGATCATCCTGGTCCCCGGCCTGAAATACCCGGCCAACCCGCCGTCGGTGGGCGACCCGCAAACCATCGCGCAGCGCACCAGGCTGTTCTTCCTGATGCTGCTGGTGTCGGTGGCCGCCGCCGTGATTGCAGTCAACGCCGCACGCAAGCTGATCGCCCGTCGCGGCGTCTGGGCCGGCGCCATCCTTGGCGTGGCGCTGTACATCGTGATCGTGTCGGTGGCCGGAAGCCTGTTCCCGGTGATCAACGAAGTGCCGGAGCAATTCTCCGCCGTGCTGCTGTGGAAGTTCCGCGTGGCATCGCTGGGCATTCAACTGGTGCTGTGGACCACCCTCGGCCTGGTGTTCGGCGCGGTGGCCGAGCGCAAACTGAGCCAGCCACAGGCACGGTTCAACTCGTAA
- a CDS encoding CbtB domain-containing protein, which produces MANTAATNPDVYVPTIPLGEILPWAIFGGLLLLLAIYFVGAEQGATAVFKGMYVHEFVHDGRHLLGFPCH; this is translated from the coding sequence ATGGCTAATACCGCCGCAACCAACCCTGATGTTTATGTGCCGACCATCCCCTTGGGCGAAATCCTGCCCTGGGCGATCTTCGGCGGCCTGCTGTTGCTGCTGGCCATCTACTTCGTCGGTGCCGAACAAGGCGCCACCGCCGTGTTCAAGGGCATGTATGTGCATGAGTTCGTGCACGATGGCCGCCACCTGCTGGGTTTTCCCTGCCACTGA
- a CDS encoding histidine phosphatase family protein: MQTTRLTLICHAVTPQQKKGSFPDNESVAMDWRNAGLSLANRYKKNARLLCGPEARTRQTAGMFGTSPIVEKDLRDGDFGRWKGKDIDEIDRAELLEWLTDNASAPHGGESVDQVCARVGRWMKCLETQPGHVVAVTHPFVIRAAMLYVMKFPVSMFYLIDVEPLSATELRFNDVWRLRLETRA; encoded by the coding sequence ATGCAAACGACCCGGTTGACACTCATTTGCCACGCTGTGACCCCTCAGCAGAAAAAGGGGAGTTTTCCTGATAACGAGTCCGTTGCTATGGATTGGCGAAACGCAGGGCTATCCCTTGCGAACCGTTACAAGAAAAACGCGCGCCTGTTGTGCGGGCCAGAAGCTCGCACTCGACAGACGGCGGGGATGTTCGGCACAAGTCCCATCGTCGAAAAAGACCTGCGTGATGGCGACTTTGGACGATGGAAAGGCAAGGACATCGACGAGATTGATCGCGCAGAATTGCTGGAATGGCTCACTGACAATGCCAGTGCGCCCCATGGCGGAGAATCTGTCGACCAAGTCTGTGCGCGGGTCGGCCGCTGGATGAAATGCCTCGAAACCCAACCCGGTCACGTGGTGGCCGTCACCCACCCCTTCGTGATCCGCGCCGCCATGCTGTACGTCATGAAATTTCCTGTCTCGATGTTCTACTTGATTGACGTCGAGCCGCTGTCAGCCACCGAACTGCGCTTCAACGACGTGTGGCGCCTGCGCCTGGAAACTCGCGCCTGA